From Oryza brachyantha chromosome 9, ObraRS2, whole genome shotgun sequence, a single genomic window includes:
- the LOC102709592 gene encoding probable N-succinyldiaminopimelate aminotransferase DapC, with protein sequence MNLAGPLATPTPAPRHEMPLNPSSSFLLSASSLRRSLLASLRKISPAATAALSPMASASTVAAENGAAKPVAEKQQPVQVAKRLEKFKTTIFTQMSMLAIKHGAINLGQGFPNFDGPDFVKEAAIQAINAGKNQYARGYGVPELNSAIAERFLKDTGLQVDPEKEVTVTSGCTEAIAATILGLINPGDEVILFAPFYDSYLATLSMAGANVKAITLHPPDFSVPLEELKAAVSKNTRAIMINTPHNPTGKMFTQEELEFIAALCKENDVLLFADEVYDKLAFEADHISMASLPGMYERTVTMNSLGKTFSLTGWKIGWAIAPPHLTWGVRQAHSFLTFATCTPMQAAAAAALRAPDSYYEELRRDYSAKKALLVNGLKDAGFIVYPSSGTYFVMVDHTPFGFDNDIEFCEYLIREVGVVAIPPSVFYLNPEDGKNLVRFTFCKDDETLRAAVERMKTKLRKK encoded by the exons ATGAATCTGGCCGGCCCTCTCGCCACGccgacgcccgcgccgcgccatgAGATGCCGTTAaatccctcctcctccttcctcctgtCCGCCTCCTCGCTCCGCCGCTCGCTCCTCGCCTCGCTCCGGAAGATCTCGCCGGCGGCTACCGCGGCGCTCTCCCCCATGGCCTCGGcgtccaccgtcgccgccgagaacGGCGCCGCTAAGCCGGTGGCGGAGAAGCAGCAGCCCGTGCAG GTTGCAAAGCGGTTGGAAAAGTTTAAGACAACAATTTTCACACAGATGAGTATGCTTGCCATCAAGCATGGAGCAATAAACCTTGGCCAGGGTTTTCCGAATTTTGATGGCCCTGACTTTGTGAAAGAGGCTGCTATTCAAGCTATCAATGCTGGGAAGAATCAGTATGCAAGAGGATATGGTGTGCCTGAACTGAACTCAGCTATTGCTGAAAGATTCCTGAAGGACACTGGACTGCAAGTCGATCCTGAGAAGGAAGTTACTGTTACATCTGGGTGCACAGAAGCCATAGCTGCAACGATTTTGGGTCTGATCAATCCTGGTGATGAAGTGATTTTGTTTGCTCCATTCTACGATTCATATTTGGCTACACTGTCAATGGCTGGTGCCAACGTAAAAGCCATTACTCTCCATCCTCCAGATTTTTCAGTCCCTCTTGAAGAGCTAAAGGCTGCAGTCTCGAAGAACACCAGAGCTATTATGATAAACACACCACACAATCCTACTGGGAAAATGTTTACGCAGGAAGAACTTGAATTTATTGCTGCTCTCTGCAAAGAAAATGATGTGTTGCTTTTTGCTGATGAGGTCTATGACAAGTTGGCTTTTGAGGCAGATCACATATCAATGGCTTCTCTTCCTGGCATGTATGAGAGGACTGTGACTATGAACTCTCTAGGGAAGACATTCTCACTAACAGGATGGAAGATCGGTTGGGCAATCGCACCACCACACCTGACATGGGGTGTAAGGCAGGCTCATTCATTTCTCACATTTGCCACCTGCACACCGATgcaagcagctgcagctgcagctctgAGAGCACCAGATAGCTACTATGAGGAACTGAGAAGGGATTATAGCGCTAAGAAAGCATTGCTAGTCAACGGACTCAAGGATGCAGGTTTCATTGTCTATCCTTCAAGTGGAACATACTTCGTCATGGTCGACCACACCCCATTTGGTTTCGACAATGATATTGAGTTCTGCGAGTATTTGATTCGTGAAGTCGGTGTTGTCGCCATACCACCTAGTGTATTTTATCTCAACCCTGAGGATGGGAAAAACTTGGTGAGGTTCACCTTTTGCAAGGATGATGAAACGCTGAGGGCTGCAGTTGAGAGGATGAAGACAAAGCTCAGGAAAAAATGA
- the LOC102705188 gene encoding junctophilin-1-like, which translates to MDGHGGGGGGGGGGGGGGKLTRTPSSLLRSPTVRNCASFQAVVVEDPEPDDKKEQAQAKAPPHLHPHLLLRVAAGPAHPLLLLVLPLAVLLVLLLLRDDHHLVLLAAAATAALAAAAGAARLLRGRLRLRRSPGSGSVQWFIGDEEDKPHKRDKGKGGAHGRVVREGVEFYSNGDCYEGEFHKGRCNGSGVYNFFGKGKYEGDWVDGKYDGYGIESWARGSRYRGQYRQGLRHGHGVYRFYSGDCYAGEWAGGQSHGIGAQTCSDGSSYIGEFKCGVKHGLGSYHFRNGDRYAGEYFGDKIHGFGVYSFANGHCYEGSWHEGKKQGFGMYTFRNGDKRSGDWDSGTLKSPLNPTDPSVQRAVQAAQQAAENAFRLPRVDEQVHKAVMAANRAATAARVAAIKAVQNRMDGKFCDTYV; encoded by the exons atgGATGGGcatggagggggaggaggcggcggcggcggcggtggtggtggggggaaGCTGACGCGGACGCCCTCGTCGCTGCTGCGCTCGCCGACGGTGCGGAACTGCGCGTCGTTCCAGGCGGTCGTGGTCGAGGACCCGGAGCCGGACGACAAGAAGGAGCAGGCGCAGGCCAAGGCCCCGCCGCACCTGCAcccgcacctcctcctccgcgtcgccgccggcccggcccaccctctcctcctcctcgtgctCCCACTCGCCGTCCTCCTGGTGCTTCTCCTGCTCCGCGACGACCAccacctcgtcctcctcgcggccgccgccaccgccgcgctcgctgcCGCGGCTGGGGCCGCGCGGCTCCTCCGCGGGCGCCTGCGGCTGCGCCGCTCCCCGGGGTCCGGGTCGGTGCAGTGGTTCATTGGCGACGAGGAAGACAAGCCGCACAAGCGGGACAAGGGGAAGGGCGGCGCTCACGGCCGCGTCGTGCGTGAGGGCGTCGAGTTCTACAGCAATGGGGACTGCTACGAGGGGGAGTTCCACAAGGGCCGCTGCAACGGCAGTGGCGTCTACAACTTCTTCGGCAAGGGCAAGTACGAAGGGGACTGGGTCGACGGCAAGTACGACGGCTACGGCATCGAGAGCTGGGCGCGCGGCAGCCGGTACCGCGGCCAGTACCGCCAGGGCCTCCGCCATGGCCACGGCGTTTACCGCTTCTACAGCGGTGACTGCTACGCCGGCGAGTGGGCCGGCGGCCAGAGCCACGGCATCGGCGCGCAGACCTGCTCCGACGGAAGCTCCTACATTGGAGAGTTCAAGTGCGGTGTCAAACACGGGCTCGGCAGCTACCATTTCAG AAACGGTGATCGGTATGCTGGGGAGTACTTTGGGGACAAGATCCATGGTTTTGGTGTCTACAGCTTTGCCAATGGCCACTGCTACGAAGGCTCCTGGCACGAAGGCAAGAAGCAAGGATTTGGGATGTACACATTTCGGAACGGCGACAAGCGATCGGGGGATTGGGATTCCGGGACTCTGAAGAGCCCCCTTAACCCGACCGATCCTTCTGTTCAGCGTGCCGTGCAG GCGGCGCAACAAGCTGCGGAGAACGCGTTTCGCCTGCCGAGAGTAGACGAGCAGGTTCACAAGGCGGTCATGGCTGCTAATAGGGCAGCCACGGCTGCTCGGGTAGCGGCGATCAAGGCAGTCCAGAACAGGATGGATGGGAAATTCTGCGATACCTATgtgtga
- the LOC102705463 gene encoding RHOMBOID-like protein 10, chloroplastic, with protein sequence MASSSSWLLLPSFPWPPPPPPGSSSGRGGGGGDPGDWKPNVVAAFAGAQLGRALRRRLAGLLRSTEARHLGALPRIGDIWFEGSNSLVTHPILGVLGNALSTPYACSSVLFNGNGSDRRYIGKGKSFSGRPGGINLKKRLWTNILLAVNILAYVAQITTQGKLLIWGAKINSMIDRGELWRLATSSLLHANLAHLAFNCFSLNSIGPMVEMLTGPRRFLAVYFTSALTGSLMSYRYCASPAVGASGAIFGLVGAYAVYTWRHRRFLGHGKESLEHIGRVVVLNMGMGLLSRGIDNWGHLGGLLGGMAMAWFLGPAWQYQYVSRDGRAVFKDNAPILQLINGKWLR encoded by the exons ATggcgtcgtcatcgtcgtggctgctgctcccctccttcccgtggcctcccccgccccctcccggctcctcctccggccgcggcggcggcggtggagaccCCGGGGACTGGAAGCCCAACGTCGTCGCGGCCTTCGCCGGCGCCCAACTCGGccgcgccctccgccgccgcctggctGGCCTCCTCCGATCGACG GAGGCGCGACATCTTGGTGCCTTGCCAAGGATAGGAGACATTTGGTTTGAAGGATCGAACTCACTCGTGACACACCCAATTCTTGGCGTGTTGGGAAATGCGCTTTCCACACCGTATGCTTGCAGCTCTGTTTTGTTCAATGGAAATGGATCGGACAGGAGATACATCGGTAAGGGAAAGTCGTTCTCCGGAAGGCCGGGTGGAATCAATTTGAAGAAGAGGCTTTGGACTAATATTCTTCTTGCTGTTAATATTCT GGCTTATGTTGCTCAGATAACTACGCAAGGAAAATTACTTATATGGGGAGCTAAG ATCAACAGTATGATTGATAGAGGAGAACTCTGGCGTCTGGCTACATCATCTCTTCTTCATGCAAATCTTGCTCATCTTGCT TTCAactgtttttctttaaattcaATTGGGCCTATGGTGGAAATGCTAACTGGTCCTAGAAGATTTCTTGCTGTGTATTTCACTTCAGCGCTGACAG GTTCATTAATGAGTTACCGCTATTGCGCATCTCCTGCAGTTGGTGCATCAGGGGCCATTTTTGGATTG GTTGGTGCCTATGCTGTTTATACATGGAGGCACAGGAGATTTTTGGGGCATGGAAAAGAAAGCTTAGAGCACATTGGGCGTGTTGTTGTCTTGAATATG GGTATGGGTCTCCTTTCAAGGGGCATTGATAACTGGGGCCAT TTGGGAGGCTTGCTCGGAGGCATGGCTATGGCATGGTTCCTCGGTCCAGCTTGGCAATATCAATATGTGTCAAGGGATGGAAGAGCAGTGTTCAAAGATAATGCCCCCATTCTCCAACTTATAAACGGGAAATGGTTGAGGTag